One window of the Oncorhynchus clarkii lewisi isolate Uvic-CL-2024 chromosome 19, UVic_Ocla_1.0, whole genome shotgun sequence genome contains the following:
- the LOC139374685 gene encoding zinc finger protein 638-like isoform X4, with protein MYQPQQQGAPFNRPRNMPYHQQQPGHSTGSNNMAQMNSYQAGHFPPQTRLPEELESAISVRVQGGRDEDHRLLNQNTQISRQHCVDPRLLGDGRGGSSETAYSNSNNLVSLSCDDQQNQMQDVDWSNYQTPSKLFGLNQQQHLQQSSHSHANPNSGHSGGGMQSWNAPVPPPARPQGGNMQGLYVPESAGSILAGFGLSNDDLEVLSHYPDDQLTPDTLPFILRDIQIHKTNRNTGPPAFSQTLPAIPNLPPPLRLSPPQRHPAHSCTTNIPTFLSVTQTAGKVIDYGHASRAAEEGRDSYKRELPSKERATKPESTGSSLKRKAESPRRHDDSSDSKKDKDYRRRAPIPDTHKHKRTPVREPPSRSRSEREGSRSRPQFEARSESSKSTRPSGAKRSSSATMRLPTPTMIGDFSADPPKVYPHTCSLCDMQCERAKDWIDHVNTVNHTASCRDLRNKYPDWNPNVPRRDPSQGQDACATWQSLERSPSRSVSRSLSWSPTPPPDRSRRISPPTSHGHAHHTSGRHSPSQSHRGSASSAHRPEKRTSESSGISTGSSSREGLKRSRNDPAKCATGHGNRAGVSGKHESGKRESYLSSTSKFPASMSEKPHRPSSSKPGAKPAAGKETALGQDSELQSSNAPQKKPNPTQQKKNPPGSYLLYLSGLPVDAKYQEVVSLVQSFGKVTNVLIIRNEEGDENQGQPQYSKATVCMQKEQDAKALAECLTLTIREHPISVSDQNGEEELTSSIPVIIKGEVIGAPKTPAAPNEANLTVKVPEASVGQKNSNERGMVKITGLPESGCSEIDIAKLAQPFGTPVKILLITKPSEALVTMQDVETAQEMVKVYTDMPVCINDSVLNMSLLPNLLLDFNRPVALFHSLMGPRNPVSKAEVGGDDDWNRLLVVSNIPATPSDPTEIQKLVQRFGTVQQTLALKDKIIFEMGTADMAKSVFNRFQKFPCIVQNNKLAFSWKPDPKTDLPKVDISSAGSTASTDGNDSQTAETTMPPGGQEDSLSQSGLKVESGTGVDTKVEGQEVQPGNEGINVEKVVQAKKSPALGGKDQEKEPDASSLQPAGVNQREPGGQGGEVVAEKVVDISTTQSEEPVSSDATSAPQAAKPETEKMSVSSSTTATPAPKVMAAIIEALRQESRNRSSTRITTDQAAAENPPGKQPKDKETPDVQAAPALPRVTPEILKVLLEECRVRSTSRAGAEQARKEQAQAPPAGQKPSTGNRRDHSGDREPGREQATKRKTREEEREERERARRERRLKTQEEEKEKGRWEREKRRSYRERSSGSPGSRSSMRYEGSRHSGKSGARSESRRGNGEEKQQEEEELGEKHVPFDMEDFVTVDEVGEAAAVPRPLPETTREVTEVTEVTVNDPVTTASEAEQQAPADTTSMELEGEPGTAKVREEALDKREQKEEGLSPATTEGPVKTAEGPGDVTEETFPDCQDDVKEPVVTVPKTSCDEVTEESTTTDAPDAAGEEERDGRVEGLNMGTFLTVDEVGQVEEDGEKRSAENVESKRRRTSQEEREEETARRKMKMEPLFYKDYSIPPFNPDSPVGMEFLVPKSGFFCKVCSKFYSGTDEAEKNHCKTLKHHQNLVVRTQNNQSATTLTNQQPIRNNILTIRDGVNSIE; from the exons ATGTACCAGCCTCAGCAACAGGGGGCACCCTTCAACAGGCCCAGGAACATGCCATACCATCAACAACAACCGGGTCACTCTACGGGCAGCAACAACATGGCCCAGATGAACAGCTACCAGGCGGGTCACTTCCCGCCGCAAACACGGCTACCCGAGGAGCTGGAGTCAGCGATCTCTGTCCGTGTTCAGGGTGGGAGGGACGAGGACCACCGACTACTCAACCAGAATACCCAGATCTCCCGGCAGCACTGTGTAGATCCCCGTCTGCTCGGGGACGGTCGGGGTGGGAGTTCAGAGACTGCCTATTCTAACAGCAACAACCTTGTTTCGCTCTCCTGCGATGACCAGCAGAATCAGATGCAAGATGTGGACTGGTCCAACTACCAGACTCCCAGTAAACTCTTTGGTCTCAATCAGCAGCAGCACCTCCAGCAATCCTCCCACTCTCATGCTAACCCCAATAGCGGGCATTCAGGAGGGGGCATGCAAAGCTGGAATGCTCCTGTTCCTCCACCGGCTCGTCCACAGGGTGGAAACATGCAGGGTCTGTACGTACCCGAGAGCGCAGGCAGTATCCTGGCCGGCTTCGGTTTGTCAAACGATGACCTGGAGGTTCTCAGCCACTACCCTGATGACCAACTAACTCCAGACACTCTGCCCTTCATCCTACGTGACATACAGAtacacaaaacaaacagaaacacaggCCCTCCTGCGTTCTCTCAAACTCTCCCTGCTATTCCTAACCTGCCGCCACCGCTGCGTCTTTCTCCCCCACAGCGGCATCCTGCACATTCATGTACGACCAACATCCCAACTTTTCTGAGTGTGACGCAAACGGCGGGCAAAGTTATCGACTACGGCCATGCGAGTAGGGCGGCGGAAGAGGGTAGGGACTCTTACAAACGCGAGCTACCGTCCAAGGAGAGAGCGACTAAACCAGAGTCCACCGGTTCGTCTTTGAAACGTAAAGCTGAATCCCCAAGGCGGCACGACGACTCTTCCGACTCAAAGAAAGACAAAGACTACAGGAGGCGTGCTCCAATCCCCGACACTCACAAGCACAAAAGAACGCCCGTCAGAGAGCCGCCATCGAGATCTCGGTCAGAGCGCGAAGGGTCCAGATCAAGGCCACAGTTTGAAGCCAGGAGTGAGTCGTCAAAATCAACCAGACCCTCCGGTGCCAAACGCAGCTCTAGCGCAACCATGAGGCTCCCAACACCCACCATGATAGGTGATTTCTCGGCGGACCCTCCGAAGGTGTACCCCCACACCTGCTCCCTGTGCGACATGCAATGTGAACGGGCTAAG GACTGGATCGATCACGTAAACACAGTCAACCACACAGCTAGCTGCAGAGATCTGCGCAACAA GTATCCAGACTGGAATCCAAATGTCCCAAG GAGGGACCCGTCTCAAGGTCAGGATGCCTGTGCCACCTGGCAGTCCCTAGAacgctctccctcccgctcagtCTCCCGTTCCTTGTCCTggtcccccaccccccctccggACCGAAGCAGAAGGATCTCTCCGCCCACCTCCCATGGACACGCCCACCACACCTCTGGTCGGCACAGCCCCTCCCAGTCCCATCGGGGTTCTGCCTCCAGCGCTCACAGGCCGGAGAAGAGAACAAGCGAATCCTCAG GGATATCTACTGGGAGCTCCTCTCGAGAAGGCCTGAAGCGTTCCAGAAATGACCCCGCCAAGTGTGCGACTGGCCACGGCAACAGAGCAGGGGTTTCTGGGAAACACGAGTCCGGGAAACGTGAGTCCTATTTGTCGTCCACCAGCAAGTTTCCGGCGTCCATGTCTGAGAAGCCACATCGCCCATCTTCCTCTAAGCCAGGCGCCAAGCCAGCGGCCGGGAAGGAGACCGCCTTAGGACAGGACTCAGAG CTCCAGTCCTCCAACGCGCCACAGAAGAAGCCGAATCCAACGCAGCAGAAGAAGAATCCTCCAGGTTCCTACTTGCTCTATCTGTCAGGCCTCCCTGTAGATGCCAAGTACCAGGAAGTGGTGTCACTGGTGCAGTCCTTTGGCAAGGTCACCAATGTCCTCATCATCAGGAACGAGGAGGGGGATGAGAACCAGGGGCAGCCGCAATACAGTAAA GCCACTGTTTGCATGCAGAAAGAGCAGGATGCGAAAGCACTGGCTGAGTGCCTCACTCTCACCATACGGGAACACCCCATCTCTGTCTCCGACCAG AATGGCGAGGAGGAGCTTACTTCCTCCATACCTGTCATTATAAAGGG AGAAGTGATCGGTGCTCCCAAGACACCTGCAGCCCCCAACGAGGCCAACTTGACCGTCAAAGTCCCAG AAGCCAGCGTTGGTCAGAAGAATTCAAATGAG AGGGGCATGGTCAAGATTACTGGACTTCCTGAAAGCGGCTGCTCCGAGATTGATATCGCAAAGCTGGCCCAGCCCTTCGGAACACCTGTCAAGATCCTCCTCATCACCAAGCCCAGTGAG GCTCTGGTCACCATGCAGGATGTGGAGACAGCCCAGGAGATGGTGAAAGTTTACACCGACATGCCTGTCTGCATCAACGACTCTGTTCTGAACATGAGCCTGCTTCCAAACCTCCTGTTGGACTTCAACAGACCG GTGGCACTTTTCCATTCTTTGATGGGACCCAGGAATCCTGTTAGT AAGGCGGAGGTGGGAGGTGATGATGACTGGAACCGTCTCCTGGTTGTCAGTAACATCCCGGCCACGCCCTCCGACCCAACAGAGATCCAGAAACTGGTCCAGCGCTTCGGCACAGTCCAACAGACTCTGGCACTCAAGGACAAG atcatctttgagatgggAACAGCAGACATGGCCAAGAGTGTCTTCAACCGCTTCCAGAAGTTTCCCTGCATAGTTCAGAACAACAAGCTTGCCTTCTCCTGGAAACCTGATCCCAAGACTGATCTACCTAAAGTCGACATCTCCTCTGCTGGCTCAACAGCTTCAACTGATGGCAATGACTCCCAGACTGCAGAGACCACTATGCCCCCTGGTGGCCAGGAGGACTCACTGTCTCAGTCAGGATTAAAGGTGGAGTCAGGAACCGGGGTTGATACTAAGGTTGAAGGACAGGAGGTTCAGCCAGGGAATGAAGGGATAAACGTTGAAAAAGTGGTTCAAGCCAAAAAGTCTCCAGCATTAGGAGGAAAGGATCAAGAGAAGGAGCCTGATGCATCTTCCTTACAGCCAGCAGGAGTGAACCAGAGGGAACCTGGAGGTCAGGGTGGAGAGGTCGTCGCAGAGAAAGTTGTAGACATTTCAACAACGCAGTCCGAAGAACCAGTCTCCTCAGATGCTACCTCCGCTCCTCAAGCTGCTAAACCAGAGACAGAGAAAATGTCTGTTTCCAGTTCCACAACAGCCACCCCAGCACCAAAAGTGATGGCAGCCATCATAGAGGCCTTACGACAGGAGAGCAGGAACAGATCCTCAACCAGGATTACCACTGACCAGGCTGCAGCTGAGAATCCTCCAGGTAAACAACCAAAAGATAAGGAGACTCCAGATGTTCAGGCTGCCCCCGCTCTACCCAGAGTGACCCCAGAGATCCTGAAGGTGCTGCTGGAGGAGTGCAGGGTCCGGTCCACCAGTAGGGCCGGCGCTGAGCAGGCCAGGAAGGAGCAGGCTCAGGCGCCCCCTGCAGGCCAAAAGCCATCCACTGGAAACCGAAGAGACCACAGTGGAGACAGGGAGCCTGGAAGAGAGCAGGCCACCAAGAGGAAGACCCgtgaggaggaaagggaggagagggagagagcgaggagggagaggaggctgaagacccaagaggaggagaaggagaaaggaaggtgggagagagagaagaggcggTCCTACAGGGAACGGTCATCAGGATCACCGGGGTCCCGGTCCTCTATGAGGTATGAGGGGAGCCGGCACAGTGGGAAGAGCGGCGCCAGGTCTGAGTCCAGGAGAGGAAACGGAGAGGAGAAACAGCAG gaagaggaggagttagGTGAGAAGCACGTCCCCTTCGACATGGAAGACTTTGTGACTGTGGACGAGGTGGGGGAAGCAGCTGCGGTGCCCCGTCCTCTCCCCGAGACAACCAGAGAGGTGACTGAGGTTACAGAGGTGACCGTCAACGACCCTGTGACCACAGCCTCTGAGGCGGAGCAGCAGGCACCAGCTGACACTACATCGATGGAGTTGGAGGGTGAGCCTGGGACAGCCAAGGTACGGGAGGAAGCGCTGGACAAACGagaacagaaggaggaggggttgTCCCCAGCAACCACAGAGGGGCCGGTGAAGACTGCAGAGGGACCTGGGGATGTGACAGAGGAGACATTTCCAGACTGTCAGGATGACGTCAAAGAG CCTGTGGTCACTGTGCCGAAGACAAGCTGCGACGAGGTCACTGAGGAGTCCACAACCACAGACGCACCTGACGCCGCTGGAGAAGAGGAACGGGATGGACGAGTGGAGGGCCTCAACATGGGGACGTTTCTGACGGTGGACGAGGTGGGACAGGTGGAGGAGGACGGGGAGAAGAGGTCTGCTGAGAACG TGGAGTCGAAGCGAAGGAGGACAtctcaggaggagagagaggaggagacagcgaggaggaagatgaagatggAACCCCTCTTTTATAAAGACTACAGCATCCCTCCCTTCAACCCTGACAGCCCTGTCG GCATGGAGTTTCTGGTCCCCAAGTCAGGCTTCTTCTGCAAGGTGTGTTCTAAGTTCTACAGCGGAACTGACGAGGCTGAGAAGAACCACTGCAAGACCCTCAAACACCATCAGAACCTGGTGGTGAGAACCCAAAACAACCAATCAGCAACAACACTGACAAATCAACAACCAATCAGAAATAACATTTTGACAATCAGGGATGGGGTCAATTCCATTGAGTAA